In Oncorhynchus nerka isolate Pitt River linkage group LG26, Oner_Uvic_2.0, whole genome shotgun sequence, one DNA window encodes the following:
- the LOC115104231 gene encoding uncharacterized protein LOC115104231, with the protein MRATLLCLLCMAMCLTGIPASPVRKTQKNNQAAPIDDMNVLMYGVLQFSETLHHVYESTDAKFARIERSLRRHEERLERLGQEAGQAAEKDRQMRQVLGQIQGQMAGLQSKAEEAKGKVARVEQEEGELRTTVINLETYLQNYPPNGIQELKDRALKHSSVLEGLLTWTQFQKQSIESQNQQLTKLQKLSEARRQPVLRHIA; encoded by the exons ATGAGGGCCACACTACTCTGCCTGCTGTGTATGgccatgtgtttaacagggatcCCAGCCAGCCCCGTCCGGAAGACCCAGAAGAACAACCAGGCTGCCCCCATTGATGACATGAACGTGCTGATGTACGGCGTGCTGCAGTTCAGCGAGACCCTGCACCACGTCTACGAGAGCACCGATGCCAAGTTCGCGCGGATCGAGAGGTCGCTGAGGAGACatgaggagaggctggagaggctgGGCCAGGAGGCAGGCCAGGCCGcagagaaggacagacagatGAGACAGGTGCTAGGACAGATACAG GGCCAGATGGCTGGGCTGCAGTCAAAGGCTGAGGAGGCCAAAGGCAAGGTTGCCCGGGTGGAGCAGGAAGAGGGAGAGCTTAGGACCACGGTGATCAACCTGGAGACATACCTTCAGAACTACCCCCCCAACGGCATACAGGAATTAAAG GATAGGGCGTTAAAACACTCCAGTGTTCTGGAGGGCCTGCTAACATGGACACAGTTCCAAAAACAGAGCATTGAGAGTCAGAACCAACAGTTGACCAAGCTACAGAAACTG AGTGAAGCCAGGAGACAGCCAGTCCTTCGTCACATCGCCTGA